The following coding sequences lie in one Eremothecium sinecaudum strain ATCC 58844 chromosome IV, complete sequence genomic window:
- the LAM6 gene encoding Lam6p (Syntenic homolog of Ashbya gossypii ABR231W; Syntenic homolog of Saccharomyces cerevisiae YFL042C and YLR072W) — MSVNGQEYDVGDLNEEDILRGQEEELPVGQKALGSPLVSCGLSGRLSAATQDSPISPMKTGIYPGHTHRDSSSSLDSVAWKSSPASPHVTPLNGVTCIQYVAKHNSALESVTDIIESHSSTAGEFLESAALLEVPRSSEEGDVNKAQKFFNSMISSLSFKNGYSPLISGDKKTKTRIEQVNSASAIENVVVPATSLEAKASSLPGQERKSGSRQGKLEQETFNKKLYVDEKLPGTNFRYATVKRNEDFHRIFKSISKKDRLLDDFSCALSREFLCQGRIYISENHICFNSNLLGWVTNLVIPIADVVNFEKTSTAGIFPNGIAVVTEVEKHYFASFLTRDTTFEFLLCVQDAYNSNMKALTRRSYREMPMNIANDDFFLKPLNELMQITTPPSKESAPPVDGGDSDIQEAILSVDYVTPNGPSGYASEQRTTDEVYEDVSDSEDISSEEEEQTERNMKTVFKLKDTSPHSYNGPYYFHETKFDYYPEEHDEYVLAEFSLNAAPGIVFELLFSETNPTFIREFLLSQETTQLSEITGFTQVNPDGQRFRKYRYTKALNFPVGPRSTRCLVQETVLHCDYEGYINIVNTTNTPDVPSGNSFSVKTRYMIRWASNTNSVIKISFWIEWTGSSWIRSMVDKSCKAGQIEATKTLVKQVHDYLDKNVEPKVINIDVKSEKTTNSIPNNKESMQRPGNINEKDRSHSLSSTDISLRTSLSETTTSIPISSHRKRRSQSQNLLLLFLAVIAMLLAANLVLMLKIWSRIMNMPDISNNKELSVSAVTDEHIISVVNNAISSGIIHYVCTA, encoded by the coding sequence ATGAGCGTGAATGGACAAGAATATGATGTGGGTGATCTAAATGAAGAAGACATTCTTAGAGGGCAAGAAGAGGAGCTTCCGGTGGGGCAGAAGGCGCTAGGATCTCCGCTGGTGAGCTGCGGGCTCAGTGGCAGACTTTCGGCGGCTACTCAAGATTCGCCCATATCTCCTATGAAAACGGGTATATATCCTGGACATACCCATCGGGATAGTTCTTCTAGCCTTGATTCGGTTGCATGGAAATCATCACCTGCGAGTCCGCATGTTACTCCACTTAACGGTGTTACCTGCATCCAGTATGTTGCGAAGCATAACAGTGCGCTTGAAAGCGTAACGGACATAATTGAGAGCCACAGCAGTACTGCAGGGGAATTTTTGGAGTCTGCAGCGCTGCTGGAGGTGCCAAGGTCGTCTGAAGAGGGCGATGTGAATAAGGCACAAAAGTTTTTCAATAGTATGATCTCGTCGCTCAGTTTCAAAAACGGATACAGTCCTTTGATCAGCGGAGACAAGAAAACGAAAACACGAATCGAACAAGTGAACAGTGCATCTGCTATTGAGAATGTTGTGGTACCCGCGACGTCGCTGGAGGCGAAGGCCTCTTCACTGCCCGGACAGGAACGAAAAAGTGGATCGCGACAGGGGAAGTTGGAGCAAGAGACCTTTAACAAAAAATTATATGTCGATGAGAAGTTACCAGGCACGAATTTCAGGTATGCGACAGTCAAGCGGAATGAGGACTTCCATAGGATATTCAAGTCGATATCCAAGAAGGACAGACTTCTTGACGATTTTAGTTGTGCTCTAAGCCGTGAGTTTCTTTGCCAGGGCAGGATATATATATCAGAGAACCACATATGCTTCAATTCAAATTTGCTGGGATGGGTTACAAACCTAGTGATTCCCATTGCGGACGTAGTGAATTTTGAAAAGACCTCCACGGCCGGTATATTTCCGAACGGGATCGCAGTAGTTACAGAAGTCGAGAAACATTATTTCGCAAGCTTTTTAACAAGAGATACAACTTTTGAGTTTTTACTGTGTGTGCAGGATGCATATAATTCCAACATGAAAGCATTAACTAGAAGGTCATATAGGGAAATGCCTATGAACATCGCTAACGATGATTTCTTCCTGAAGCCACTTAACGAGTTAATGCAGATTACTACTCCTCCAAGTAAAGAATCCGCGCCCCCTGTAGATGGTGGTGACTCAGATATCCAAGAAGCAATACTGTCTGTAGATTATGTTACACCAAACGGACCATCAGGATACGCAAGTGAACAGCGAACTACAGATGAAGTTTATGAAGATGTTTCGGATTCGGAGGATATTTCatcagaagaagaggagCAGACAGAAAGGAATATGAAGACGGTATTTAAACTTAAGGATACCAGTCCACACTCATATAATGGCCCATACTATTTTCACGAAACCAAGTTTGATTACTATCCAGAAGAGCATGATGAGTATGTGTTAGCAGAGTTCTCTTTAAATGCAGCACCGGGTATCGTGTTCGAATTGTTATTCAGTGAGACAAACCCTACATTTATAAGGGAATTTCTCCTGAGCCAAGAAACAACTCAACTTTCTGAAATTACTGGTTTTACGCAGGTGAATCCGGACGGACAGCGCTTCCGTAAATATAGATATACAAAAGCTTTGAACTTTCCTGTCGGCCCTCGCTCAACTAGGTGCCTAGTCCAGGAAACTGTTCTACATTGTGACTACGAAGGCTATATTAATATTGTTAACACGACAAACACTCCAGATGTTCCAAGCGGAAATAGCTTTTCGGTTAAAACAAGGTACATGATTCGATGGGCATCGAACACGAACTCCGTGATTAAAATATCATTTTGGATCGAATGGACAGGAAGTAGTTGGATAAGGTCTATGGTAGATAAAAGTTGTAAAGCGGGTCAAATAGAGGCGACAAAGACATTAGTTAAACAAGTGCACGATTATTTGGATAAAAATGTTGAGCCAAAAGTAATTAATATTGATGTGAAGTCAGAAAAAACCACTAATTCAATTCCTAATAATAAAGAAAGTATGCAGCGGCCAGGAAACATTAATGAAAAGGATCGCAGTCATTCATTGTCATCAACGGATATATCTTTAAGAACGTCATTGTCAGAAACAACAACATCTATCCCTATTTCATCACACAGAAAACGAAGGTCACAGTCGCAGAATCTCCTATTGCTATTTCTAGCAGTAATAGCAATGCTGTTGGCTGCAAATCTTGTTCTGATGTTAAAGATTTGGTCAAGGATAATGAATATGCCTGACATTAGCAATAATAAAGAACTTTCCGTTAGTGCTGTTACCGATGAACATATTATTAGCGTTGTGAACAATGCTATTTCATCGGGAATAATACATTATGTGTGTACTGCATAA
- the FMP32 gene encoding Fmp32p (Syntenic homolog of Ashbya gossypii ABR237C; Syntenic homolog of Saccharomyces cerevisiae YFL046W (FMP32)): MQQNICLKAIKLTRYTGISPLSLTRQFNTSAILRHDPFTVHVKNTNRFRQLLEDQGELTPKQANAVVNIITEAIKGGVAHVSQDLASREKLTKLTYQQRVDFAKLKDQLLTADRSEIHAIQSEVERNRNDIEQLRNKLREEITKANAGFKLDISLEKGRIKEESSKHDLKIKEIQTGIEQQVSNMQTQIDSVKTQVMQWLIGVCTGTFALVLTYVRLLS; encoded by the coding sequence ATGCAACAGAATATATGTTTGAAAGCGATCAAATTAACGCGTTATACTGGTATTAGTCCATTGAGCCTCACGCGGCAATTCAACACTAGTGCTATACTCCGTCATGATCCATTTACAGTGCACGTTAAGAATACTAATCGGTTTAGACAACTGCTAGAAGATCAAGGTGAATTAACTCCTAAGCAAGCAAATGCAGTTGTGAATATAATCACAGAAGCTATAAAAGGTGGTGTTGCCCACGTTTCGCAGGATTTAGCTTCTCGTGAGAAGTTGACCAAGCTGACTTATCAGCAGCGAGTGGACTTTGCAAAACTAAAGGATCAATTGCTAACTGCGGACCGTAGTGAGATCCATGCAATACAAAGTGAAGTTGAACGTAATAGAAATGATATCGAGCAACTGAGAAATAAACTCCGTGAAGAGATTACTAAGGCTAATGCTGGATTCAAGCTTGACATATCACTCGAAAAGGGTAGAATTAAGGAGGAATCGAGCAAGCACGATCTAAAAATTAAGGAGATTCAAACTGGTATTGAGCAGCAAGTTAGCAACATGCAGACGCAGATTGATTCCGTTAAGACACAGGTGATGCAATGGCTCATAGGTGTTTGTACTGGTACTTTTGCATTGGTGTTGACGTATGTCAGGTTGCTAAGCTAA
- the BUD20 gene encoding Bud20p (Syntenic homolog of Ashbya gossypii ABR234C; Syntenic homolog of Saccharomyces cerevisiae YLR074C (BUD20)), whose translation MGRYSVKRYKTKRRTKDLDLIYEDLASQQKMEKLLNQPLDETKPGLGQHYCVHCAKYFETGIALKTHLKGKVHKRRVKELKGVPYTQDVANAAAGHDLNKFLARVEEIKNHVGQQKETNEVLLKEHLETKLANIATTEPTLPYTGEEEVKETVAVEGDTEMQ comes from the coding sequence ATGGGAAGATATTCAGTTAAAAGATATAAGACTAAAAGGAGAACGAAGGACCTGGACCTCATTTACGAGGACCTTGCATCTCAACAGAAAATGGAGAAGCTATTGAATCAGCCATTGGATGAAACAAAACCAGGTTTAGGACAGCATTATTGCGTACATTGTGCAAAGTACTTTGAGACAGGTATTGCGCTGAAGACCCATTTGAAAGGGAAGGTCCATAAGCGCCGGGTGAAGGAGTTAAAAGGCGTGCCTTACACACAGGATGTAGCAAACGCGGCTGCTGGTCATGATTTGAATAAATTTCTGGCACGAGTAGAGGAGATCAAAAATCATGTAGGACAGCAGAAGGAAACTAACGAGGTACTTTTAAAGGAGCATCTTGAAACCAAACTTGCGAATATCGCAACCACAGAGCCCACACTGCCATATACGGGTGAAGAGGAAGTTAAGGAAACAGTAGCAGTTGAAGGGGACACTGAGATGCAGTAA
- the BOS1 gene encoding Bos1p (Syntenic homolog of Ashbya gossypii ABR239C; Syntenic homolog of Saccharomyces cerevisiae YLR078C (BOS1); 1-intron in Ashbya gossypii), with protein MNALYNHAVKQKSLLQRDLARFEKEREVAPISLQGSISTTLVALEKTIGQYREQLSAYQSDIRSDSDENYIKYKTRLSTIDNDLTEFKQRFKLIKEQCNEGSSRERMFGGGSAFIYEEGSSSVNKRATTGVQQRSLLGENGERTTFNSAGGLPLYEGLRREQSIFERGNAKLDSILQMGQESLEEIIEQNRILQKVQQKMLKSLRTLGVSNETIDFINKRVFRNKVVFWTALVLMFVGCYFVMKWFR; from the exons ATG AATGCTCTTTATAACCATGCTGTAAAACAAAAAAGTTTGTTGCAGAGGGACTTGGCCAGGTTTGAGAAGGAACGGGAAGTTGCTCCAATTTCATTGCAGGGATCTATCTCGACGACTTTAGTAGCGTTAGAGAAGACTATAGGCCAGTATAGGGAGCAGTTGTCGGCGTATCAATCTGATATACGAAGTGATAGTGATGAGAATTACATAAAATACAAGACTAGGTTATCGACGATTGATAATGATCTTACTGAGTTTAAGCAGCGGTTTAAGTTGATTAAGGAACAATGTAACGAAGGATCTAGCCGTGAACGGATGTTTGGTGGAGGATCAGCGTTTATATATGAGGAGGGTTCATCTAGTGTAAACAAGAGAGCTACAACCGGTGTGCAGCAGAGGAGTTTGCTAGGCGAGAATGGTGAACGTACCACGTTTAACTCTGCAGGAGGTTTGCCGTTATATGAGGGCCTAAGACGGGAACAGTCTATATTTGAGCGGGGAAATGCGAAGTTAGATAGTATTCTACAGATGGGACAAGAGTCACTTGAGGAGATTATTGAGCAGAATCGTATACTTCAAAAAGTCCAGCAAAAGATGCTAAAGTCCTTACGTACGTTAGGTGTTTCAAACGAGACTATAGACTTTATTAACAAGCGTGTTTTTAGGAATAAAGTTGTGTTTTGGACAGCGCTCGTATTAATGTTTGTTGGGTGCTATTTTGTGATGAAGTGGTTTCGGTAA
- the SEC53 gene encoding phosphomannomutase SEC53 (Syntenic homolog of Ashbya gossypii ABR236W; Syntenic homolog of Saccharomyces cerevisiae YFL045C (SEC53)) encodes MSSFANKEKPDVLVLFDVDGTLTPARLTISDEVKETLKALRKKVVIGFVGGSDLSKQVEQLGPTVLADFDYCFSENGLTAYKHGEELATQSFINWIGEEEYNKLVVFALKYLSSIELPKRRGTFIEFRNGMINISPIGRNASTEERNEFEAYDKQHHIRAKFVQALKQEFSHLKLTYSIGGQISFDVFPTGWDKTYCLQHVEKEGFKEIHFFGDKTFEGGNDWEIYNDSRTIGHSVSCPEDTVKILKELFDL; translated from the coding sequence ATGTCCTCCTTCGCTAATAAAGAAAAACCTGACGTATTGGTTCTATTTGATGTTGACGGTACTTTAACCCCAGCCCGTTTAACCATTTCAGATGAAGTTAAGGAAACCTTGAAGGCTCTCAGAAAGAAGGTTGTCATCGGTTTTGTTGGCGGTTCAGATTTATCAAAACAAGTTGAACAGCTAGGTCCTACTGTCTTGGCTGACTTTGACTACTGCTTCTCTGAAAATGGTTTAACCGCATACAAACATGGTGAAGAATTGGCCACACAGTCATTCATCAACTGGATTGGCGAGGAGGAATACAACAAGTTGGTTGTGTTTGCCTTGAAGTACTTGTCTTCCATTGAATTGCCAAAGAGAAGAGGTACCTTTATTGAATTCAGAAATGGTATGATTAACATTTCCCCTATCGGCAGAAACGCTAGTACCGAAGAAAGAAATGAGTTCGAAGCTTACGACAAGCAGCATCACATCAGAGCTAAGTTTGTTCAAGCATTGAAACAGGAATTTTCACACCTGAAATTAACTTACTCTATTGGTGGCCAAATCTCTTTTGATGTGTTTCCAACTGGTTGGGATAAGACCTACTGCTTGCAGCACGTAGAGAAGGAGGGCTTCAAGGAGATCCACTTCTTCGGTGACAAGACATTTGAGGGCGGTAACGACTGGGAAATCTACAACGATTCTAGAACTATCGGACACTCCGTTTCCTGTCCAGAAGATACTGTCAAGATCTTGAAGGAGCTTTTCGATTTGTAA
- the RFU1 gene encoding Rfu1p (Syntenic homolog of Ashbya gossypii ABR232C; Syntenic homolog of Saccharomyces cerevisiae YLR073C (RFU1)): MKSSVELGKEAIDYNFNKNVPLKLYLSTCVVILQNAQLASQEGDIEKAYTLYLKYLDVCMNKLAQHPHVLKPIGSDEELSKKEYLQLMNLEVPAILKVTETLKHTIDQRYERSTQSLAKSFVPQQTSKENPFATEEEEVSVIALPPSFDEERFNSAIEWFKMNGAITRGIQNTLEQHTLSYPELPKLHFSAV, translated from the coding sequence ATGAAATCTTCGGTGGAACTTGGTAAAGAAGCGATTGATTACAATTTTAACAAAAATGTACCGTTAAAGTTATATCTGAGTACATGTGTTGTCATATTACAGAACGCTCAATTGGCATCACAGGAAGGTGATATTGAGAAAGCCTATACGCTTTACCTGAAGTACCTTGATGTTTGCATGAATAAATTAGCACAGCACCCTCATGTTCTGAAGCCAATAGGTTCAGATGAAGAGTTGTCaaaaaaagaatatttgCAACTAATGAACCTTGAAGTTCCAGCAATTTTAAAAGTAACGGAAACTTTAAAGCATACCATTGATCAACGCTACGAAAGGTCCACACAATCACTTGCAAAAAGTTTTGTACCGCAACAAACTTCAAAGGAAAACCCATTTGCaactgaagaagaagaagttagTGTAATTGCACTACCTCCATCTTTTGATGAAGAAAGGTTTAATAGCGCAATTGAGTGGTTTAAAATGAATGGTGCAATTACCCGCGGTATACAGAACACTCTGGAGCAGCATACATTATCATATCCAGAACTACCAAAATTACACTTTTCAGCCGTCTGA
- the RPL10 gene encoding 60S ribosomal protein uL16 (Syntenic homolog of Ashbya gossypii ABR235W; Syntenic homolog of Saccharomyces cerevisiae YLR075W (RPL10)): MARRPARCYRYQKNKPYPKSRYNRAVPDSKIRIYDLGKKKATVDEFPLCVHLVSNELEQLSSEALEAARICANKYITKVTGRDSFHLRVRVHPFHVLRINKMLSCAGADRLQQGMRGAWGKPHGLAARVDIGQIIFSVRTRDNNKDVVVEGLRRARYKFPGQQKIIMSKKWGFTNLDREEYIRRRDAGEIKDDGAFVKFLSKKGSLEENLKEFPEYFTAQA, translated from the coding sequence ATGGCCAGAAGACCAGCTAGATGTTACAGATACCAAAAGAACAAGCCTTACCCTAAGTCTAGGTACAACAGAGCTGTCCCAGACTCCAAGATCAGAATCTACGACTTGGGTAAGAAGAAGGCTACTGTTGATGAGTTCCCATTATGTGTCCACTTGGTCTCTAACGAATTGGAACAATTATCTTCTGAAGCACTAGAAGCTGCTCGTATCTGTGCCAACAAGTACATCACCAAGGTTACTGGTAGAGACTCTTTCCACTTGAGAGTTAGAGTCCACCCATTCCACGTTTTGAGAATCAACAAAATGTTGTCGTGTGCCGGTGCAGATAGATTGCAACAAGGTATGAGAGGTGCTTGGGGTAAACCACATGGTTTGGCTGCTCGTGTCGACATTGGTCAAATTATCTTCTCTGTCAGAACCAGAGACAACAACAAGGATGTTGTTGTTGAAGGTTTGAGAAGAGCCAGATACAAGTTCCCAGGTCAACAAAAGATCATTATGTCTAAGAAGTGGGGTTTCACCAACTTGGACCGTGAAGAGTACATCAGAAGAAGAGACGCTGGTGAGATCAAGGACGATGGTGCTTTCGTCAAGTTCTTGTCTAAGAAGGGTTCTTTGGAGGAAAACCTAAAGGAATTCCCAGAGTACTTTACCGCTCAAGCTTAA
- the OTU1 gene encoding ubiquitin-specific protease OTU1 (Syntenic homolog of Ashbya gossypii ABR233W; Syntenic homolog of Saccharomyces cerevisiae YFL044C (OTU1)) produces the protein MRLKLAISGLGQNIITLKENATLSDLVKAAETAFENQISVASVGFGYPPKKISINEEDGNSALTDLGISSGERVSLEPARNTANPLRPEGQFAADTRQSQNKKPLTKTQIYIKDSQILQVHQVPDDNSCLFHAISYAMYKDITVSSQLREIVSKEISANKTKFSDSILGRPNQEYANWILQRDSWGGAIDIVVLSSSLEVAILTLDVDALRYEKFNEDKYDSFIMVVFSGVHYDTIEVYHEANDERQTVFRFGDPDSENLLVQAIEVAKKMKAAGMSFNTTRDRIKCNTCGSILIGEREVARHAERTGHMDFGQVSA, from the coding sequence ATGCGTTTAAAGCTTGCAATCTCTGGCCTGGGTCAAAATATTATCACGTTGAAAGAAAATGCCACCCTAAGCGATCTAGTTAAGGCTGCAGAAACCGCATTTGAAAATCAGATCTCAGTGGCTTCAGTAGGGTTTGGCTATCCTCCAAAGAAGATATCTATAAATGAAGAGGACGGAAATTCGGCTTTGACTGATTTGGGTATTAGTAGTGGCGAGCGTGTTTCTCTGGAGCCAGCTCGTAATACAGCTAACCCCTTAAGACCAGAAGGACAATTTGCCGCCGACACCAGACAAAGTCAAAATAAAAAACCTTTGACGAAAACTCAGATTTATATCAAGGACAGTCAGATTCTACAAGTGCATCAGGTTCCTGACGATAACTCATGTCTATTTCATGCTATTTCATACGCAATGTACAAAGATATTACCGTGTCTTCGCAACTCCGTGAAATTGTATCTAAAGAAATCTCCGCCAATAAGACTAAATTTTCAGATTCAATTCTAGGGAGGCCTAATCAAGAGTATGCAAATTGGATTCTGCAGCGTGATTCGTGGGGTGGTGCAATTGACATCGTAGTACTGTCTAGCTCCTTGGAAGTAGCAATATTAACGCTGGATGTGGATGCTTTAAGATACGAAAAATTTAATGAGGACAAGTACGATTCATTTATTATGGTTGTATTCTCGGGTGTCCATTACGATACTATTGAAGTTTACCATGAGGCGAATGATGAGCGACAAACTGTCTTTCGGTTCGGCGACCCAGACTCAGAAAACCTCCTTGTGCAGGCCATTGAGGTGGCGAAGAAGATGAAGGCTGCAGGCATGTCGTTTAACACAACTCGCGATAGGATAAAGTGCAACACTTGTGGCTCTATTCTTATCGGGGAACGAGAAGTAGCTCGGCATGCCGAGCGAACAGGTCACATGGATTTCGGTCAGGTGTCCGCTTGA
- the FMP25 gene encoding Fmp25p (Syntenic homolog of Ashbya gossypii ABR238W; Syntenic homolog of Saccharomyces cerevisiae YLR077W (FMP25)), translating to MYPVRSLVSLRSQRMLVRTYAPLLRQQQIDEAEIMAKDLTNKSYASKRNKLDYSWQEKSQKQIEDEYNDRMEKMAKLSAMFQGLFVVFGVAAAATLYYKWPSIKGWWMMRDMRVEDNVIEKLTASKKKKSLKEIPIVAASEPAGDVPGVYYWGKRLGEDNSASRFPLRVPWFDNKYLLDIALAPKGMNLAIDENGDLFSWDTRSCKRLLSGQNLVKVAISNNVGYALNKRGELLVIPHNNAKLVEDHTSSRRSWLLPYKLRYYYDWKIDTTDAFASAKGSKIVQFSVGKEHLVFITNNGRAYSCATGVGQTANSRSKGQFGIPTFSQFDRFPDRNKAYEIELLNNTVTAEGNVKQRIIKQVSCGNYHTLAVTATGELYGFGSNTYGQLGLPISYDMEYVSFPRRVVNFRAYLPTDHVSCIEAQCGGDTSIIAMLSHTMQDFQANKLGDNPATIQKKPIYFAFGNGIHGQHGNGHYAHSRNEATIVKLEKALENQADKEVNVDTLHCGGKHVMCKLTNGNVLTWGGNDSGQLGNWKKIQSAQPIPIPALIEPGVDYSKEPSLALTSSLQLSEHQRLALGESSSCIYWKR from the coding sequence ATGTACCCTGTTAGGTCGCTGGTCTCCTTGCGATCCCAGAGGATGCTCGTTAGGACTTATGCGCCTCTTTTACGGCAGCAGCAGATCGATGAGGCTGAAATAATGGCGAAAGACCTCACCAATAAATCTTACGCTTCTAAGCGTAACAAGCTAGATTATTCGTGGCAAGAGAAGTCCCAGAAACAAATCGAAGATGAATATAACGACAGAATGGAAAAAATGGCGAAATTATCTGCAATGTTCCAAGGCCTCTTCGTAGTTTTTGGagttgctgctgctgctaCCTTATATTATAAGTGGCCTTCCATCAAGGGTTGGTGGATGATGAGGGATATGAGGGTTGAAGACAATGTCATTGAGAAATTGACGGCGTCTAAGAAAAAGAAGTCGCTGAAGGAAATTCCAATAGTTGCTGCATCGGAACCAGCTGGTGATGTTCCTGGCGTTTATTACTGGGGGAAAAGACTTGGAGAAGATAACTCAGCAAGCAGATTTCCTCTGCGAGTGCCGTGGTTTGATAACAAGTACTTGTTGGACATTGCATTGGCACCCAAGGGAATGAATTTGGCCATTGATGAAAACGGCGATCTATTCTCATGGGATACCAGGTCTTGTAAACGGCTTCTATCCGGACAAAATCTGGTTAAAGTAGCGATTTCTAATAACGTGGGATATGCATTAAACAAGCGGGGTGAACTTTTGGTAATTCCGCATAATAATGCTAAGCTCGTAGAAGATCATACTTCATCTCGTCGATCCTGGCTTTTACCCTACAAGCTTCGATACTACTACGACTGGAAAATAGACACTACAGATGCATTTGCTTCTGCTAAAGGCTCCAAGATCGTGCAGTTTTCTGTGGGGAAAGAGCACTTGGTGTTTATTACCAATAATGGCAGGGCTTACTCATGTGCAACGGGGGTCGGCCAGACTGCAAATTCCAGGTCTAAAGGTCAGTTTGGAATACCAACATTCTCTCAGTTTGACAGATTTCCCGACCGGAACAAGGCTTATGAGATAGAGCTCCTAAATAACACGGTTACTGCAGAAGGAAACGTCAAACAGAGGATAATCAAACAAGTGTCGTGCGGCAATTATCACACTCTGGCGGTCACAGCTACTGGAGAACTTTATGGGTTTGGATCCAATACATACGGTCAGTTAGGCTTGCCAATCTCATATGATATGGAATACGTTTCCTTCCCTAGAAGAGTGGTAAATTTTAGAGCCTACTTACCTACTGACCATGTTAGCTGTATCGAAGCACAATGTGGTGGAGATACCTCGATTATAGCAATGCTCTCGCATACAATGCAAGATTTTCAGGCTAATAAACTTGGTGACAATCCTGCTACGATCCAGAAGAAACCAATCTATTTCGCGTTTGGTAACGGAATTCACGGCCAACATGGAAACGGCCATTATGCACACTCACGAAACGAAGCAACTATTGTAAAGCTCGAGAAAGCCTTAGAAAACCAAGCTGATAAAGAAGTTAATGTCGATACCTTGCATTGCGGCGGAAAACACGTCATGTGCAAGCTAACTAACGGAAACGTCCTCACTTGGGGTGGTAACGATAGCGGTCAGCTTGGCAACTGGAAAAAAATCCAATCAGCCCAACCAATTCCTATTCCTGCCCTAATTGAACCCGGTGTCGACTACTCTAAGGAACCATCACTCGCCCTCACCAGCTCGCTACAGTTGAGCGAACATCAAAGGCTCGCACTGGGGGAATCATCCTCTTGTATTTATTGGAAAAGATAG